Proteins encoded together in one Quercus lobata isolate SW786 chromosome 3, ValleyOak3.0 Primary Assembly, whole genome shotgun sequence window:
- the LOC115982790 gene encoding glucan endo-1,3-beta-glucosidase-like produces MSTINIQHLSLSLISIHLLLIIFPSSTGAAPIGICYGRVANNLPRPSSVVNLIKSNGIKYVRLFDIDPTTLKSFSGTGINLTIGVPNELLPFLANAKEATTLSWLQSNVFAHIPANQVRYIAVGNEVFLKDPFYTPHVITAILNLYQALKTLNLTNSIKLSSPQAASVVTNSYPPSAATFDPYIESAIIPLVQYLYDSRSPFMVNVYPYFSYINNKNHVSLDYALFKSKNNTVRDGALSYSNLFDASVDAFVSAMEKVGFEGVPVVVTETGWPTKAGEAASDENASVYNGNVVRRAADDVGTPRRPETGMEAYLFDLFDENKKGGEEYEKHFGIFGLDGVKAYDIDFN; encoded by the exons ATGTCAACAATTAATATTCAGCacctctctctttccctcatcTCAATCCACCTCCTTTTAATCATTTTCCCATCTTCAACAG GTGCAGCACCCATTGGAATATGTTATGGTCGTGTTGCCAACAATCTACCACGACCCTCCTCCGTTGTCAACCTCATCAAATCCAATGGCATCAAATACGTCCGCCTCTTCGACATTGACCCCACCACCCTCAAATCATTCTCCGGTACCGGAATCAACCTTACGATTGGCGTGCCTAACGAACTCCTCCCCTTCCTGGCCAATGCCAAAGAGGCCACAACCCTCAGCTGGCTCCAATCCAATGTCTTCGCCCACATCCCCGCCAACCAAGTCCGCTACATTGCTGTAGGCAACGAGGTCTTCCTCAAAGACCCGTTCTACACCCCCCACGTCATCACCGCCATTCTCAACCTCTACCAAGCTCTCAAAACCCTTAACCTCACCAATTCCATCAAGCTCTCATCACCACAAGCAGCCTCAGTCGTAACAAATTCATACCCTCCATCTGCAGCAACCTTTGACCCGTACATTGAATCTGCTATCATCCCTCTCGTACAATATCTATACGATAGCCGTTCACCTTTCATGGTAAACGTGTATCCCTACTTCAGTTACATAAACAACAAGAACCATGTTTCTTTGGACTACGCATTGTTCAAGTCTAAGAATAATACAGTTAGAGACGGTGCATTATCGTATAGTAATCTTTTTGACGCGAGTGTGGATGCGTTTGTGTCTGCAATGGAGAAGGTGGGGTTCGAGGGAGTGCCGGTGGTGGTGACCGAGACGGGGTGGCCAACGAAGGCTGGCGAGGCGGCGAGTGATGAAAATGCGTCGGTGTACAACGGGAACGTGGTGAGGCGGGCGGCAGACGATGTTGGAACGCCACGGAGGCCGGAGACAGGAATGGAAGCTTACCTGTTTGATTTGTTTGATGAGAACAAGAAGGGTGGAGAAGAGTACGAGAAgcattttgggatttttggtcTTGACGGGGTCAAGGCTTATGACATCGATTTTAACTAA
- the LOC115981976 gene encoding uncharacterized protein LOC115981976 — protein sequence MSLQQPQQQQPQQQQLPQPQQQPVLVYPNTVTGEPPSHHSNGSFGTVFIVLAVIIVVSAIACFLGRLCNRRYNKQKPAKQNHNFRPKDNGDIEFGFGKKKVPTGKPSGNGGSRGHRPFENGDNSRGHRPSENGNHHHHNRGEMRPGGDHEGEPRAGA from the coding sequence ATGTCTTTGCAACAACCCCAGCAGCAACAACCCCAGCAGCAACAACTCCCTCAGCCACAACAACAGCCAGTTCTGGTTTACCCCAATACTGTCACTGGGGAACCACCTTCACACCATTCAAATGGGTCATTTGGGACAGTTTTTATTGTCCTTGCTGTGATCATTGTTGTATCAGCTATAGCTTGCTTTCTTGGCAGGCTCTGCAACCGGCGttacaacaaacaaaaaccagCAAAGCAAAACCACAACTTTCGTCCCAAAGATAATGGGGACATTGAGTTTGGGTTTGGTAAGAAGAAAGTTCCAACAGGCAAACCATCTGGAAATGGAGGAAGCAGAGGGCACAGGCCATTTGAAAATGGTGATAATAGCAGAGGGCATAGGCCATCCGAAAATGGTAATCATCACCATCACAACAGAGGTGAAATGAGGCCAGGTGGTGATCATGAAGGAGAGCCCAGAGCCGGTGCATGA